The following are encoded in a window of Peromyscus eremicus chromosome 12, PerEre_H2_v1, whole genome shotgun sequence genomic DNA:
- the LOC131922213 gene encoding keratin-associated protein 11-1 isoform X2 codes for MSFNCSTRNCSSRPVGGRYTVPAGPVATASARDADCLSGIYLPSSFQTGSWLLDHCQESCCEPTVCQPTCYQRTSCISTPVQVTCNRQTTCVSNPCSTPCSRPLTFVSSGCQSLGGISSSCQPVGGISTVCQPVGGISTVCQPTCGVTRTYQQSCVSSCRRTC; via the exons ATGTCTTTCAACTGCTCCACAAGAAATTGCTCTTCCAGGCCAGTAGGAGGACGGTACACCGTCCCAGCAGGTCCAGTCGCCACAGCTTCAGCCCGTGATGCAGACTGCCTGAGTGGCATCTACTTGCCCAGTTCCTTCCAAACTGGTTCCTGGCTCCTGGACCATTGTCAGGAGTCATGCTGTGAGCCCACTGTCTGCCAGCCAACATGCTACCAGAGAACTTCTTGTATCTCCACCCCTGTCCAGGTAACTTGCAATCGACAGACTACCTGTGTCTCCAATCCCTGCTCAACTCCCTGTAGCCGGCCACTCACTTTTGTGTCCAGTGGCTGTCAGTCCTTGGGAGGCATTTCCAGCTCTTGCCAACCAGTGGGAG GCATCTCTACTGTCTGCCAACCAGTGGGAGGCATCTCTACTGTCTGCCAACCAACCTGTGGAGTCACCAGAACATACCAGCAGTCCTGTGTATCCAGCTGCCGAAGAACTTGCTAA
- the LOC131922213 gene encoding keratin-associated protein 11-1 isoform X1 — protein MSFNCSTRNCSSRPVGGRYTVPAGPVATASARDADCLSGIYLPSSFQTGSWLLDHCQESCCEPTVCQPTCYQRTSCISTPVQVTCNRQTTCVSNPCSTPCSRPLTFVSSGCQSLGGISSSCQPVGGISTTCQPVGGISTACQPVGGISTVCQPVGGISTVCQPTCGVTRTYQQSCVSSCRRTC, from the coding sequence ATGTCTTTCAACTGCTCCACAAGAAATTGCTCTTCCAGGCCAGTAGGAGGACGGTACACCGTCCCAGCAGGTCCAGTCGCCACAGCTTCAGCCCGTGATGCAGACTGCCTGAGTGGCATCTACTTGCCCAGTTCCTTCCAAACTGGTTCCTGGCTCCTGGACCATTGTCAGGAGTCATGCTGTGAGCCCACTGTCTGCCAGCCAACATGCTACCAGAGAACTTCTTGTATCTCCACCCCTGTCCAGGTAACTTGCAATCGACAGACTACCTGTGTCTCCAATCCCTGCTCAACTCCCTGTAGCCGGCCACTCACTTTTGTGTCCAGTGGCTGTCAGTCCTTGGGAGGCATTTCCAGCTCTTGCCAACCAGTGGGAGGCATCTCTACCACTTGCCAACCTGTGGGAGGCATCTCTACTGCCTGCCAACCAGTGGGAGGCATCTCTACTGTCTGCCAACCAGTGGGAGGCATCTCTACTGTCTGCCAACCAACCTGTGGAGTCACCAGAACATACCAGCAGTCCTGTGTATCCAGCTGCCGAAGAACTTGCTAA